One region of Zingiber officinale cultivar Zhangliang chromosome 7B, Zo_v1.1, whole genome shotgun sequence genomic DNA includes:
- the LOC122007101 gene encoding transcription factor bHLH49-like isoform X1: MDQKSVDHVRGLWSSPMAEAALLLAMNKPPHAGMAWSTHPNASHFASGSAFAARRAAGLPSLDPSSEIDIDMADQDRSTSPQGLAAKKRKRNSEKSKENGDTTQESDGKQAEAAAKEDYIHVRARRGQATNSHSLAERVRREKISQRMKFLQELVPGCSKVTGKAVMLDEIINYVQSLQRQVEFLSMKLSAVNPRMDLSTADQWFHRSQSGPSSPAIGSHAKVHPSQSGLSAMSVRLDSVPNAWEEQLQSVMQMANCFSNNPQQPRTQ; this comes from the exons ATGGATCAGAAGAGTGTTGACCATGTTAGAGGCCTCTGGAGCTCTCCCATGGCTGAAGCTGCCCTCCTCCTTGCCATGAACAAGCCCCCTCATGCAGGCATGGCCTGGAGTACTCATCCAAACGCCTCCCATTTCGCTTCCGGTTCAGCTTTCGCAGCAAGGAGAGCTGCAGGGCTTCCATCTCTCGACCCTTCCTCCGAGATCGACATCGACATGGCGGACCAAGACAGGAGCACCTCGCCGCAAGGCCTTGCTGccaagaaaaggaagagaaacaGTGAg AAAAGCAAGGAGAATGGGGACACCACTCAGGAATCTGATGGCAAACAAGCAGAAGCAGCAGCAAAGGAAGACTACATTCATGTCCGAGCTCGGCGCGGCCAGGCGACCAATAGCCACAGCCTTGCCGAAAGA GTGAGAAGGGAGAAGATCAGCCAGAGGATGAAGTTCCTTCAAGAGCTTGTTCCTGGTTGCAGCAAA GTCACCGGAAAGGCGGTGATGCTCGACGAGATCATCAACTATGTCCAGTCACTGCAGAGGCAGGTCGAG TTTCTATCAATGAAGCTTTCAGCTGTGAATCCAAGGATGGACTTAAGCACAGCGGAT CAGTGGTTTCATCGGTCGCAAAGCGGGCCTTCTTCGCCTGCCATTGGCTCCCATGCTAAAGTTCATCCATCTCAATCTGGTTTATCTGCAATGAGTGTTCGACTCGACTCA GTGCCTAATGCTTGGGAAGAACAGCTACAGAGTGTCATGCAAATGGCTAATTGTTTCAGCAACAACCCTCAGCAACCAAGAACTCAATGA
- the LOC122007101 gene encoding transcription factor bHLH76-like isoform X2: MDQKSVDHVRGLWSSPMAEAALLLAMNKPPHAGMAWSTHPNASHFASGSAFAARRAAGLPSLDPSSEIDIDMADQDRSTSPQGLAAKKRKRNSEKSKENGDTTQESDGKQAEAAAKEDYIHVRARRGQATNSHSLAERVRREKISQRMKFLQELVPGCSKVTGKAVMLDEIINYVQSLQRQVEFLSMKLSAVNPRMDLSTADWFHRSQSGPSSPAIGSHAKVHPSQSGLSAMSVRLDSVPNAWEEQLQSVMQMANCFSNNPQQPRTQ, from the exons ATGGATCAGAAGAGTGTTGACCATGTTAGAGGCCTCTGGAGCTCTCCCATGGCTGAAGCTGCCCTCCTCCTTGCCATGAACAAGCCCCCTCATGCAGGCATGGCCTGGAGTACTCATCCAAACGCCTCCCATTTCGCTTCCGGTTCAGCTTTCGCAGCAAGGAGAGCTGCAGGGCTTCCATCTCTCGACCCTTCCTCCGAGATCGACATCGACATGGCGGACCAAGACAGGAGCACCTCGCCGCAAGGCCTTGCTGccaagaaaaggaagagaaacaGTGAg AAAAGCAAGGAGAATGGGGACACCACTCAGGAATCTGATGGCAAACAAGCAGAAGCAGCAGCAAAGGAAGACTACATTCATGTCCGAGCTCGGCGCGGCCAGGCGACCAATAGCCACAGCCTTGCCGAAAGA GTGAGAAGGGAGAAGATCAGCCAGAGGATGAAGTTCCTTCAAGAGCTTGTTCCTGGTTGCAGCAAA GTCACCGGAAAGGCGGTGATGCTCGACGAGATCATCAACTATGTCCAGTCACTGCAGAGGCAGGTCGAG TTTCTATCAATGAAGCTTTCAGCTGTGAATCCAAGGATGGACTTAAGCACAGCGGAT TGGTTTCATCGGTCGCAAAGCGGGCCTTCTTCGCCTGCCATTGGCTCCCATGCTAAAGTTCATCCATCTCAATCTGGTTTATCTGCAATGAGTGTTCGACTCGACTCA GTGCCTAATGCTTGGGAAGAACAGCTACAGAGTGTCATGCAAATGGCTAATTGTTTCAGCAACAACCCTCAGCAACCAAGAACTCAATGA